From the genome of Bradyrhizobium elkanii USDA 76, one region includes:
- the hutC gene encoding histidine utilization repressor, whose amino-acid sequence MSLASDQAKPNAAGKPTLYKRIRLDIETRILTGEWPPGHRIPFEHQLMARYRCSRMTVNKALSELAQADLIERRRRAGTFVRRPQHLSAVLKIADIRAEITALGRSYGYQLIDCRRRTATSADRARLGMDKTGKVIAIACRHSADNVPFAVEDRLIDLSTVPEAATADFAREPPGSWLLHHVPWTEAEHTISAIVADDRTAKALDIAVGAPCLVIDRYTWRSARTVTAVRLHYPGETHRLVARFKGG is encoded by the coding sequence ATGAGTCTCGCCTCCGACCAGGCCAAGCCGAATGCAGCCGGCAAGCCGACGCTCTACAAGCGGATCCGGCTCGACATCGAGACCCGGATCCTGACCGGCGAATGGCCGCCCGGGCATCGCATCCCGTTCGAGCACCAATTGATGGCGCGCTATCGCTGCTCGCGCATGACGGTGAACAAGGCGCTGTCGGAACTGGCGCAGGCCGACCTGATCGAGCGGCGGCGCCGTGCCGGCACCTTCGTGCGCCGTCCACAGCATCTGTCGGCGGTGCTCAAGATCGCCGACATCCGCGCCGAGATCACCGCGCTCGGCCGCAGCTATGGCTATCAGCTGATCGATTGCCGGCGCCGTACCGCAACATCGGCCGATCGGGCTCGGCTCGGCATGGACAAGACCGGCAAGGTGATCGCGATCGCCTGCCGGCACAGCGCCGACAACGTGCCATTTGCCGTCGAGGACAGGCTGATCGATCTCTCCACCGTGCCTGAGGCCGCGACGGCCGACTTTGCGCGCGAACCGCCGGGATCATGGCTGCTGCATCATGTACCGTGGACGGAAGCCGAGCATACGATCAGCGCGATTGTTGCGGACGATCGCACGGCAAAGGCGCTCGACATCGCGGTCGGCGCGCCCTGCCTCGTGATCGACCGCTACACCTGGCGCAGCGCGCGCACGGTGACGGCGGTGCGGCTGCATTACCCAGGCGAGACGCATCGCCTGGTCGCCCGCTTCAAGGGAGGCTGA
- the fmdA gene encoding formamidase, with protein sequence MPDTLIKVDLSKSAYENDKIHNRWHPEVPIVEWVSPGDDFIIETVDWTGGFIKNNDSADDVRDIDLSIVHFLSGPIGVKGAEPGDLLVVDLLDVGPLKESLWGFNGFFSKQNGGGFLTDHFPLAQKSIWDIKGLYTSSRHVPGVNFAGLIHPGLIGCLPDAKMLAAWNKREAELIATNPTRVPGLANPPFAPTAHAGQAKGDVKAKIGLEGARTVPPREHGGNCDIKDLSRGSKIYFPVYVPGGGLSMGDLHFSQGDGEITFCGAIEMAGWLHIKVDLIKDGVSKYGIKNPVFKPSPITPNYKDYLIFEGISVDEAGKQHYLDVHIAYRQACLNAIEYLKKFGYSGAQAYSILGTAPCQGHISGVVDVPNACATLWLPTEIFDFDVMPSSAGPIKHIKGDVQMPISPDK encoded by the coding sequence ATGCCAGATACACTGATCAAGGTCGATCTCAGCAAGTCGGCCTATGAAAACGACAAGATCCATAACCGCTGGCATCCGGAGGTTCCGATCGTCGAGTGGGTCAGCCCCGGCGACGACTTCATCATCGAGACCGTCGACTGGACCGGCGGCTTCATCAAGAACAACGATTCCGCCGACGACGTGCGCGACATCGATCTGTCGATCGTGCACTTCCTGTCCGGCCCGATCGGTGTCAAGGGCGCCGAGCCCGGCGATCTCCTCGTCGTCGACCTGCTCGACGTCGGTCCGTTGAAGGAGAGCCTGTGGGGCTTCAACGGCTTCTTCTCCAAGCAGAATGGCGGCGGCTTCCTCACCGACCATTTCCCGCTGGCGCAGAAGTCGATCTGGGACATCAAGGGCCTCTACACCTCGTCGCGTCACGTTCCCGGCGTGAACTTCGCCGGCCTGATCCATCCCGGCCTGATCGGCTGTCTGCCCGATGCCAAGATGCTGGCGGCCTGGAACAAGCGCGAAGCCGAGCTGATCGCGACCAACCCGACCCGGGTGCCGGGCCTCGCCAACCCGCCGTTCGCGCCGACCGCGCATGCCGGCCAGGCGAAGGGCGACGTCAAGGCCAAGATCGGCCTCGAGGGCGCCCGCACCGTGCCGCCGCGCGAGCATGGCGGCAATTGCGACATCAAGGATCTGTCGCGCGGCTCGAAGATCTACTTCCCGGTTTATGTGCCGGGCGGCGGGCTCTCGATGGGCGATCTGCATTTCAGCCAGGGCGACGGCGAGATCACCTTCTGCGGCGCCATCGAAATGGCCGGCTGGCTGCACATCAAGGTCGATCTCATCAAGGACGGCGTCTCGAAATACGGCATCAAGAATCCCGTGTTCAAGCCGTCCCCGATCACGCCGAACTACAAGGACTATCTGATCTTCGAGGGCATCTCGGTCGACGAGGCCGGCAAGCAGCATTATCTCGACGTTCACATCGCCTATCGCCAGGCCTGCCTGAACGCGATCGAATATCTGAAGAAGTTCGGCTATTCCGGCGCCCAGGCCTATTCGATCCTCGGCACCGCGCCGTGCCAGGGCCACATCTCCGGCGTGGTCGACGTCCCGAATGCCTGCGCCACGCTGTGGCTGCCGACGGAGATCTTCGACTTCGACGTCATGCCGTCGTCGGCAGGTCCGATCAAGCATATCAAGGGCGACGTGCAGATGCCGATCTCGCCCGACAAATGA
- the urtD gene encoding urea ABC transporter ATP-binding protein UrtD — protein MLVGHQPKDFLLAVSGLTVSFDGFKAVNDLSFYVEENEIRVIIGPNGAGKTTVLDLICGKTRATSGSIQFRGQELTRLRENEIVQAGVGRKFQTPSVFEDLTVFENLEISFPRGRTVFGSLTFQRDDTVRQRVEGVAEMIFLKDKLNTYADQLSHGQKQWLEIGMLLIQDPDLLMLDEPVAGMSVSERAKTAELLNRIIKDRSVLVIEHDMKFVEDIAHKVTVLHQGQILSEGTMEHVKNDPKVIEVYLGH, from the coding sequence ATGCTCGTCGGCCATCAGCCCAAGGACTTCCTGCTCGCGGTCTCCGGTCTCACCGTGTCCTTTGACGGCTTCAAGGCCGTCAACGATCTCTCCTTCTATGTCGAGGAGAACGAGATCCGCGTCATCATCGGCCCGAACGGCGCCGGCAAGACCACGGTGCTCGACCTGATCTGCGGCAAGACCAGGGCGACGTCAGGCTCGATCCAGTTCCGCGGCCAGGAGCTGACCAGGCTGCGCGAGAACGAGATCGTGCAGGCCGGGGTGGGGCGCAAGTTCCAGACGCCGTCGGTGTTCGAGGATCTCACCGTGTTCGAGAACCTCGAGATTTCCTTTCCGCGCGGCCGCACCGTGTTCGGCTCGCTGACCTTCCAGCGCGACGACACCGTCAGGCAGCGGGTCGAGGGGGTCGCCGAGATGATCTTCCTGAAGGACAAGCTCAACACCTATGCCGACCAGCTGAGCCACGGCCAGAAGCAGTGGCTCGAGATCGGTATGCTGCTGATCCAGGATCCGGACCTCTTGATGCTCGACGAGCCGGTCGCCGGCATGAGCGTCTCCGAGCGCGCCAAGACGGCCGAGCTGCTCAACCGCATCATCAAGGATCGTTCGGTCCTGGTGATCGAGCACGACATGAAGTTCGTCGAGGACATCGCGCACAAGGTCACGGTGCTGCACCAGGGACAGATCCTGTCCGAGGGGACGATGGAGCACGTCAAGAACGATCCGAAGGTCATTGAAGTCTATTTGGGGCACTGA
- a CDS encoding formimidoylglutamate deiminase — protein sequence MTRLHFAFALLPSGWANDVQVVVADGAIASVTAGVAPSAGDERHQLAVPGLASLHSHAFQRGMAGLAELRGDMTDTFWTWRETMYRFALTMTPDDVAAVATLLYVEMLERGFTRVGEFHYLHHDRDGAPYANLAEMAVRIAEAASASGIGLTLLPSFYAHSTFGGAAPHAGQRRFICSVDQFATLMTASREAIRDLPGANIGIAPHSLRAVAPDELAAIIPLAKADPIQIHAAEQVREVEDCLAWSGQRPVQWLLEHAPVDQRWCLIHATHMTEQEVTALARSGAVAGLCPVTEASLGDGIFSAREFLAAGGRFGIGTDSNVLVGVADELRQLEYGQRLKHRERNVLSGRPGASTGRALFDHALAGGAQALAQTKAGLAPGARADIVSLDTAHPSLAGRSGDAVLDGWLFATGSDAIDCVWAGGDRVVAGGRHRLRDKAREQFNASVRRLVA from the coding sequence ATGACACGACTGCATTTCGCATTCGCGCTGCTGCCTTCGGGCTGGGCCAATGACGTGCAGGTCGTCGTTGCCGATGGCGCGATCGCGTCGGTGACGGCGGGCGTCGCGCCTAGCGCCGGCGACGAACGTCACCAACTGGCGGTTCCGGGATTGGCGAGCCTGCACAGCCACGCCTTTCAACGCGGCATGGCCGGCCTTGCCGAACTGCGCGGCGACATGACCGATACGTTCTGGACCTGGCGCGAGACGATGTATCGCTTCGCGCTGACCATGACACCGGACGACGTCGCCGCCGTCGCAACCCTGCTCTATGTCGAGATGCTCGAGCGGGGCTTTACCCGCGTCGGCGAGTTCCACTATCTGCACCATGATCGCGACGGCGCGCCCTACGCCAATCTCGCCGAGATGGCCGTGCGCATCGCGGAGGCCGCCAGCGCCTCCGGCATCGGGCTCACGCTGCTGCCAAGTTTCTATGCCCACAGCACGTTCGGCGGCGCCGCACCGCATGCCGGGCAGCGCCGCTTCATTTGCTCGGTCGATCAGTTCGCCACGCTGATGACTGCCTCGCGCGAGGCAATCCGAGATCTACCTGGCGCCAACATCGGCATCGCTCCGCATAGCCTGCGGGCAGTAGCACCCGACGAGCTCGCAGCCATCATTCCGCTTGCCAAGGCGGACCCGATCCAAATCCACGCCGCCGAGCAGGTGCGCGAGGTCGAAGATTGCCTCGCCTGGTCGGGACAGCGGCCGGTGCAATGGCTGCTCGAACATGCGCCCGTCGATCAACGCTGGTGCCTCATTCACGCGACCCACATGACGGAGCAGGAAGTCACAGCGCTCGCCCGCAGCGGCGCGGTTGCCGGCCTTTGCCCCGTCACCGAAGCAAGTCTCGGCGACGGCATCTTTTCCGCGCGCGAATTCCTCGCGGCGGGCGGCCGGTTCGGCATCGGAACCGATTCCAACGTACTGGTCGGGGTCGCCGACGAGCTGCGTCAGCTCGAATACGGACAGCGGCTGAAGCACCGCGAGCGCAACGTGCTTTCGGGGCGTCCCGGCGCATCCACCGGCCGCGCCCTGTTCGACCACGCACTCGCGGGCGGCGCGCAAGCTCTGGCACAGACCAAGGCCGGGCTCGCGCCCGGCGCGCGCGCCGACATCGTGTCTCTCGACACCGCGCACCCGTCCCTCGCGGGACGGTCAGGCGATGCGGTTCTCGACGGCTGGCTGTTTGCAACCGGCAGCGACGCGATCGATTGCGTCTGGGCCGGCGGCGACAGGGTCGTCGCGGGCGGACGGCACCGGTTGCGCGACAAGGCGCGCGAGCAGTTCAATGCCAGCGTGCGGAGGCTCGTCGCATGA
- the urtE gene encoding urea ABC transporter ATP-binding subunit UrtE, whose amino-acid sequence MLAINDLHVAYGQSEVLHGLNVSVAPNEIVAIMGRNGMGKTTLMKSLMGILPAKSGKVTMDGTELGAMKSYERVAKGLAYVPQGRMIFSTMTVKENIETGLVVSGGSEVPGDIYELFPVLLEMKGRRGGNLSGGQQQQLAIARALATKPKVLLLDEPTEGIQPSIIKDMARTLKRIRDERGLSIVVSEQVLSFALDIADRVLVIENGEIVRDEPRAGVDAAQISKYLSV is encoded by the coding sequence ATGCTGGCAATCAATGATCTTCACGTCGCCTACGGCCAGAGCGAGGTGCTGCACGGCCTCAATGTCTCGGTCGCGCCCAACGAGATCGTCGCGATCATGGGCCGCAACGGCATGGGCAAGACCACGCTGATGAAATCGCTGATGGGTATCCTGCCGGCCAAGAGCGGCAAGGTGACCATGGACGGCACCGAGCTCGGCGCGATGAAGAGCTATGAGCGGGTGGCGAAGGGGCTCGCCTACGTCCCTCAAGGCCGCATGATCTTCTCCACCATGACGGTCAAGGAGAACATCGAGACCGGGCTCGTGGTGTCAGGCGGTTCCGAGGTGCCCGGCGATATCTACGAATTGTTCCCGGTGCTGCTCGAGATGAAGGGCCGCCGCGGCGGCAATCTCTCGGGCGGACAACAGCAGCAGCTCGCGATCGCCCGCGCGCTGGCGACCAAGCCCAAGGTGCTGCTGCTTGACGAGCCGACCGAAGGCATCCAGCCGTCGATCATCAAGGACATGGCGCGCACATTGAAGCGGATCCGCGATGAGCGGGGATTGTCGATCGTCGTCTCCGAACAGGTTCTCAGCTTCGCGCTCGACATCGCCGACCGCGTCCTCGTCATCGAGAACGGCGAGATCGTCCGCGACGAACCGCGCGCCGGCGTCGATGCCGCACAGATCTCGAAATATTTGTCCGTCTAA
- a CDS encoding FmdB family zinc ribbon protein: protein MPIYEYLCNGCGPFTDMRPMAECDLPQDCPQCEATSPRVILTAPAFFCMPSDKRKAHATNEQSRHAPKTLDQYKAAHGPGCGCCSTGKKKPARLMTRTKSGAKGFPTARPWMISH, encoded by the coding sequence ATGCCGATCTACGAATATCTCTGCAACGGTTGCGGTCCGTTCACTGACATGCGGCCGATGGCGGAATGCGACCTGCCGCAGGATTGCCCGCAATGCGAGGCGACTTCGCCGCGCGTGATCCTCACCGCGCCGGCGTTCTTCTGCATGCCCTCCGACAAGCGCAAGGCGCACGCCACCAACGAGCAGAGCCGGCATGCGCCGAAGACGCTCGATCAGTACAAGGCGGCGCACGGCCCGGGCTGCGGCTGCTGCTCCACCGGAAAGAAGAAGCCGGCGCGGCTGATGACCAGGACCAAGAGCGGCGCCAAGGGCTTTCCGACCGCGCGGCCCTGGATGATCAGCCACTGA
- the hutH gene encoding histidine ammonia-lyase yields MSDRDAPVVVTPGTVGLDVLARVLAGAPIVLDPSCWPRVEAAAEIVAKAARIDVPVYGINTGFGKLASTRIAPDQTALLQRNLILSHCCGVGPSTPEPIVRLMMALKVISLGRGASGVRRDVIEQLQGMLARGVTPLVPQQGSVGASGDLAPLAHMTAVMIGEGQAILDGRLVSGSEALAAAGLAPLTLGPKEGLALINGTQFSTAYAISGLLRAHRLACAALVTGALSVDAAMASTVPFRPEIQSLRGHDGQIAAAAALTALLDGSDIRQSHLEGDERVQDPYCLRCQPQVAGAVLDLLAQAARGLTIEANAVTDNPLVLVETGEIVSGGNFHAEPVAFAADQIALALAEIGATSERRIATLVDPALNFGLPPFLTPDPGINSGFMIAEVTAAALYAENKQRALPCSIDSTPTSANQEDHVSMAAHAARRLSDMADNLAAILGIELLVAAQGITLRAPHATSAPLAAVIAALRQHVPALAADRYMAQDLASAAALIEADALPAAAIAVLPTDPFPRLT; encoded by the coding sequence ATGAGCGATCGGGATGCGCCTGTCGTCGTGACGCCCGGAACCGTCGGCCTCGACGTCCTGGCGCGCGTGCTCGCCGGCGCACCCATCGTGCTCGATCCATCATGCTGGCCGCGCGTCGAGGCGGCCGCGGAGATCGTGGCGAAGGCGGCGCGTATTGACGTTCCCGTCTACGGCATCAATACCGGCTTCGGGAAGCTGGCATCGACGCGCATCGCGCCCGACCAGACCGCGCTGCTTCAGCGCAACCTCATCCTGTCGCATTGCTGCGGAGTCGGTCCGAGCACGCCCGAGCCGATCGTGCGCCTGATGATGGCGTTGAAAGTGATTTCGCTCGGTCGCGGCGCATCCGGCGTGCGCCGCGATGTGATCGAGCAGTTGCAGGGCATGCTGGCGCGCGGCGTCACTCCGCTGGTGCCGCAGCAGGGCTCGGTCGGTGCCTCCGGCGATCTCGCGCCACTCGCCCATATGACCGCGGTCATGATCGGGGAGGGGCAGGCAATCCTTGATGGCAGGCTGGTGTCGGGGAGCGAAGCGCTTGCCGCTGCCGGCCTCGCGCCGTTGACGCTCGGCCCCAAGGAGGGACTCGCGCTGATCAACGGCACGCAGTTTTCCACCGCCTATGCCATCTCCGGCCTGCTGCGTGCGCATCGCCTGGCGTGTGCCGCGCTGGTGACAGGTGCGCTGTCGGTCGATGCGGCGATGGCGTCGACGGTGCCGTTTCGTCCCGAGATACAATCGCTGCGTGGCCATGACGGCCAGATCGCTGCGGCCGCCGCCCTGACCGCGCTGCTCGACGGCAGCGACATCAGGCAATCGCATCTCGAAGGCGACGAGCGCGTGCAGGACCCTTATTGTCTGCGCTGCCAGCCGCAGGTCGCGGGCGCCGTGCTCGACCTGCTCGCGCAAGCCGCGCGTGGGCTGACCATTGAGGCCAATGCAGTGACGGACAACCCGCTGGTGCTGGTGGAGACCGGCGAGATCGTGTCAGGCGGCAATTTCCACGCTGAGCCGGTGGCGTTCGCCGCCGACCAGATCGCGCTGGCGCTCGCGGAGATCGGCGCGACTAGCGAGCGCCGGATCGCGACCCTCGTCGATCCCGCCTTGAACTTCGGCCTGCCGCCGTTCCTGACGCCTGACCCCGGCATCAACTCCGGATTCATGATCGCCGAGGTGACGGCGGCGGCGCTCTATGCCGAGAACAAGCAGCGCGCCTTGCCTTGCTCGATCGACTCGACGCCAACCAGCGCCAATCAGGAAGATCACGTCTCGATGGCCGCCCATGCCGCGCGCCGGCTGTCCGACATGGCCGACAATCTCGCCGCCATCCTCGGCATCGAGCTTTTGGTCGCGGCGCAAGGTATTACGCTGCGCGCGCCGCATGCGACCAGCGCACCGCTCGCGGCGGTCATTGCCGCGCTGCGGCAGCACGTTCCCGCTCTCGCCGCCGACCGCTACATGGCGCAAGATCTCGCCAGCGCAGCCGCGCTGATCGAAGCCGACGCGTTGCCGGCCGCTGCGATCGCGGTGCTTCCGACCGATCCATTTCCAAGACTGACTTAG
- a CDS encoding ABC transporter substrate-binding protein — MRSFKLFSAIAVLLASTAASADDVKVGVGISGWTGFAPLTLAKEAGIFKKNGLDVTLKKIPQKDRHLAIASGDIQCAATTVETWISWNANGVATKQIFQLDKSYGADGMAVRNDVAAIKDLKGKTVAASAPGTSPYFALAWMLKKNGLSVKDVTVVNLEPAAAAQAFVSGQNDAAMTYEPYLSTVRAAPDKGKIIATTLDYPIVMDTFGCTPKFLTDNPKAAQALADSYFEALDMIAKDQAKSYEIMGADVKQSGEQFGNSAKYLRWQDKAANQKFFAGDFLTFNKDAAELLLEVGIIKAAPKVEDIYDASFIK, encoded by the coding sequence ATGCGTTCTTTCAAGCTATTTTCCGCAATCGCAGTGTTGCTCGCGTCCACCGCCGCGTCAGCGGATGACGTCAAGGTCGGCGTCGGCATCTCCGGATGGACCGGATTCGCGCCGCTGACGCTCGCCAAGGAAGCCGGCATCTTCAAGAAGAACGGCCTCGACGTAACCTTGAAGAAAATCCCGCAAAAGGACCGCCATCTCGCGATCGCCTCGGGCGACATCCAGTGCGCGGCGACCACGGTCGAGACCTGGATCTCCTGGAACGCCAACGGCGTCGCGACCAAGCAGATCTTCCAGCTCGACAAGAGCTATGGCGCCGACGGCATGGCCGTGCGCAACGACGTCGCCGCGATCAAGGACCTGAAGGGCAAGACCGTCGCGGCATCGGCGCCGGGCACCTCGCCCTATTTCGCGCTGGCCTGGATGCTGAAGAAGAACGGCCTCTCGGTGAAGGACGTTACCGTGGTGAATCTGGAGCCGGCTGCCGCGGCGCAGGCTTTCGTCTCCGGCCAGAACGATGCCGCGATGACCTACGAGCCCTATCTGTCGACGGTGCGCGCCGCTCCCGACAAGGGCAAGATCATCGCGACCACGCTCGACTACCCGATCGTGATGGATACCTTCGGCTGCACGCCAAAATTCCTGACCGACAATCCGAAAGCGGCGCAGGCGCTTGCCGACAGCTATTTCGAGGCGCTCGACATGATCGCCAAGGATCAGGCCAAGTCCTACGAGATCATGGGCGCCGACGTAAAGCAGAGCGGCGAGCAGTTCGGCAACTCGGCAAAGTACCTGCGCTGGCAGGACAAGGCCGCCAACCAGAAATTCTTCGCCGGCGACTTCCTCACCTTCAACAAGGACGCTGCCGAGCTCCTGCTCGAGGTCGGCATCATCAAGGCCGCGCCGAAGGTCGAGGACATCTACGACGCCAGCTTCATCAAGTAA
- a CDS encoding ABC transporter ATP-binding protein — MTALRIDQVSRTFPARAGNAPTRALEPTTLDVGDNDFVTILGPSGCGKSTLLRIIAGLDRPTSGRVTLDGREVTGPGADRGMVFQSYTLFPWLTVRENIAFGLRERGVAQGERRDIADAFIRRVGLSGFENHWPKQLSGGMQQRTAIARALANDPKILLLDEPFGALDNQTRALMQEMLLGIWERDQKTVLFVTHDIEEAIFLGSRVIVMSARPGRIKAEITVDLPHPRSYKIKTTPEFVALKERLVEEIRTEALKVAEQA, encoded by the coding sequence ATGACCGCGCTCAGGATCGATCAGGTCTCCCGAACCTTCCCCGCCCGTGCCGGCAACGCGCCGACGAGAGCGCTCGAGCCGACCACGCTCGACGTCGGCGACAACGACTTCGTCACCATCCTCGGCCCCTCCGGCTGCGGAAAATCCACTTTGCTCCGGATCATCGCCGGGCTCGACCGGCCGACCAGCGGACGCGTCACGCTCGACGGGCGCGAGGTCACCGGCCCCGGCGCCGACCGCGGCATGGTGTTTCAGTCCTACACCCTGTTTCCCTGGCTGACGGTGCGGGAGAACATCGCCTTCGGCCTGCGCGAGCGCGGCGTTGCGCAAGGCGAGCGCCGTGACATCGCCGATGCCTTCATTCGTCGGGTCGGGCTGTCGGGCTTCGAAAATCACTGGCCCAAGCAGCTGTCCGGCGGCATGCAGCAGCGCACCGCGATCGCCCGGGCGCTGGCCAACGATCCAAAGATCCTGCTGCTCGACGAGCCGTTCGGCGCGCTCGACAACCAGACGCGCGCGCTGATGCAGGAGATGCTGCTCGGGATCTGGGAACGCGACCAGAAAACGGTGCTGTTCGTCACACACGATATCGAGGAAGCGATCTTCCTCGGCAGCCGCGTCATCGTGATGAGCGCGCGGCCCGGCCGCATCAAGGCCGAGATCACGGTCGATCTGCCGCATCCCCGCTCCTACAAGATCAAGACGACGCCCGAATTTGTCGCCCTGAAAGAACGGCTCGTGGAAGAGATCCGCACCGAGGCCCTGAAAGTCGCCGAGCAGGCCTGA
- the hutI gene encoding imidazolonepropionase: MAERFDRIWHNARLATMRSDRTHLGEIERGLIAARDGRIVYAGVQSDFPVDADAVERIDCAGRWITPGLVDCHTHLVFGGNRAHEFELRLKGASYEEIARAGGGIVSTVAATRKATEAELVAGALPRLDALIGEGATTVEIKSGYGLNAETEMRQLAAARSLARLRQVAIRTSFLGAHALPPEANGDKDRYIDLVCNEMLPAVAKAGLADAVDGFMEGIAFSGEQTARVFEAARALGLPVKLHADQLSNLGGAALAAKFSALSADHLEHTDEAGAAAMAKAGTVAVLLPGAFYFIRETHKPPVELFRSHGVNMALATDCNPGSSPLTSLLLAMNMGATLFRMTVAECLTGVTREGARALGMLAETGTLEAGKWCDLAIWDIERPAELVYRIGFNPLHSRVWRGQ, translated from the coding sequence ATGGCAGAGCGCTTCGACCGTATCTGGCACAACGCCCGGCTCGCCACGATGCGCAGCGACCGCACTCATCTCGGCGAGATCGAGCGGGGCCTGATCGCGGCGCGCGACGGCCGCATCGTCTATGCTGGTGTGCAGTCGGATTTTCCTGTGGATGCGGACGCCGTTGAACGGATCGATTGCGCCGGCCGCTGGATCACGCCCGGGCTGGTCGATTGCCACACCCATCTCGTCTTCGGCGGCAACCGCGCGCACGAGTTCGAGCTGCGCCTGAAAGGCGCGAGCTATGAGGAGATCGCGCGGGCGGGCGGCGGCATCGTCTCGACCGTCGCGGCAACGCGCAAGGCGACCGAGGCCGAGCTCGTCGCCGGTGCGCTGCCGCGACTCGACGCGCTGATCGGCGAGGGCGCAACCACCGTCGAGATCAAGTCCGGCTATGGCCTCAATGCCGAGACCGAGATGCGGCAGCTTGCGGCGGCACGCAGCCTCGCCCGCCTGCGGCAGGTTGCGATCCGCACGTCGTTCCTCGGAGCGCATGCGTTGCCGCCTGAGGCCAATGGCGACAAGGACCGCTACATCGATCTGGTCTGCAACGAGATGCTGCCGGCCGTGGCCAAGGCCGGCCTTGCCGATGCCGTCGACGGCTTCATGGAGGGGATCGCGTTTTCCGGAGAGCAGACGGCGCGGGTATTCGAGGCGGCGCGGGCGTTGGGACTGCCCGTCAAGCTGCATGCGGATCAGCTGTCCAATCTCGGCGGCGCGGCGCTGGCCGCAAAGTTTTCGGCACTGTCAGCGGATCATCTCGAGCACACCGACGAAGCCGGCGCCGCGGCGATGGCGAAGGCCGGAACCGTCGCGGTCCTGCTGCCCGGCGCGTTCTATTTCATTCGTGAGACGCACAAGCCGCCGGTCGAGCTGTTTCGTAGCCACGGTGTGAACATGGCGCTGGCGACCGATTGCAATCCGGGCAGCTCACCGCTCACCTCGCTCCTGCTGGCGATGAACATGGGTGCAACGCTGTTCCGGATGACGGTCGCCGAATGCCTCACAGGGGTGACGCGGGAAGGGGCGCGCGCGCTCGGCATGCTGGCCGAGACCGGTACGTTAGAGGCCGGCAAGTGGTGCGATCTGGCGATCTGGGACATCGAGCGTCCGGCCGAACTGGTCTACCGCATCGGCTTCAACCCGCTGCACAGCCGGGTGTGGAGGGGGCAATGA
- a CDS encoding ABC transporter permease: MRPLEPTTSKQRVAYGLAFFVLFVALWSWATFGGHVSKTFLANPLTMVQEGYELLAKQGFLFDIGMTIWRVIGGFVLAAVIAVPLGVLMGAYKPIEAFLEPFVSFARYLPASAFIPLLILWAGIGELQKLLVIFIGAVFQIILMVAVTVGATRRDLVEAAYTLGARDRGIIRRVLLPSAAPEIAEILRLVLGWAWTYVIVAELIGSSSGIGHMITDSQALLNTGQIIFGIIVIGLIGLISDFLFKAFNAWLFPWKLA, encoded by the coding sequence ATGCGTCCTCTCGAGCCCACGACATCGAAGCAGCGCGTGGCCTATGGCCTCGCCTTCTTCGTGCTGTTCGTCGCCCTCTGGTCCTGGGCGACGTTCGGCGGCCACGTGTCGAAGACTTTCCTCGCCAATCCGCTCACCATGGTGCAGGAAGGCTATGAGCTGCTCGCCAAGCAAGGCTTTCTGTTCGACATCGGGATGACGATCTGGCGCGTGATCGGCGGGTTTGTGCTTGCTGCCGTCATCGCGGTGCCGCTCGGCGTTCTGATGGGAGCCTACAAGCCAATCGAGGCTTTTCTCGAGCCGTTTGTGTCCTTTGCACGCTATCTGCCGGCATCCGCCTTCATCCCGCTGCTGATCCTGTGGGCGGGTATCGGCGAGTTGCAGAAGCTGCTGGTGATCTTCATCGGCGCGGTGTTTCAGATCATCCTGATGGTCGCGGTCACCGTCGGTGCCACACGGCGCGATCTGGTCGAGGCCGCCTACACGCTCGGCGCCCGCGACCGCGGCATCATCCGCCGGGTGCTGCTGCCCTCCGCCGCGCCCGAGATTGCCGAAATCCTCCGGCTGGTGCTGGGCTGGGCCTGGACCTACGTCATCGTGGCCGAACTGATCGGCTCGTCATCCGGCATCGGGCACATGATCACCGACAGCCAGGCGCTGCTCAACACCGGCCAGATCATCTTCGGCATCATCGTGATCGGGCTGATCGGCCTGATCTCCGATTTCCTGTTCAAGGCCTTCAACGCCTGGCTGTTCCCGTGGAAGCTTGCATGA